CGCTGCTGCCGGTCAGGCGAAAGCCGCAGTCTGTGGTGCTTGCCACGGCCCTGATGGGAACAGCATGGCGCCAAACTTTCCCAAGCTGGCGGGTCAGGGGGAAAAGTACCTGAACAAGCAGTTGCACGATATCAAGTCCGGCAAGCGCCAGGTGCTGGAGATGACAGGCCTGTTGACCAACCTGAGCGATCAGGACCTGGCTGACATCGCCGCCTACTTCGCCAGCCAGAAAGGCAGCGTCGGCGCAGCAGATCCTAAAGTCGTGGCCCGTGGTGAAGAACTGTTCCGTGGCGGCAAGCTCGACCAGGGCATGCCTGCCTGCACCGGTTGCCACTCGCCAAACGGTGCGGGTAACGCAGCAGCCGGCTTCCCCCATCTGGGCGGCCAGCACGCACAGTACGTGGCCAAGCAGCTGACCGACTTCCGCGAAGGCAACCGTACCAACGACGGCGATACCCTGGTGATGCGCAGCATCGCTGGCAAGCTGAGCAACAAAGACATCGAAGCGGTGTCCAGCTATATTCAGGGCCTGCACTGAGGCCGGCTCGATCAGCGTTGCCCAAGGTGCTAAGCCACGGCAACGTTAATGATCGATTAATCTGACGGTGCAAGCATAAAGGGTGGCTCAGGCCGCCCTTTTTTATGGCGTCTGCCGCTACACTAGCGAACTCAAGCCCGCCAAGACCTGGCCGAATTCAGGTCGAGCGAGGCGCCAAAATTGTCCAGGAGTAAAGCATGCGTAATCTGATTCTCAGCGCCGCACTCGTCACCGCCAGCCTGTTTGGCGTGACCGCTCAAGCGGCCGAACCGCTTGAAGCCGGTAAACAATATGTCGAGTTGAGCAGCGCCGTTCCGGTTGCCGTGCCAGGCAAGATCGAAGTGGTTGAGCTGTTCTGGTATGGCTGCCCGCACTGCTACGCTTTCGAACCCACCATCAATCCTTGGGCTGAAAAACTCCCGGCCGACGTCAACTTCGTCCGTATCCCGGCCATGTTCGGCGGTATCTGGAACATCCATGGCCAGCTGTTCATCACCCTTGAAGCCATGGGTGTCGAGCACAAGGTGCACAAGGCCGTATTCGAAGCCATCCATGGCGGCAAGAAGCTCGCTACTCCTGAAGAGATGGCCGAGTTCCTGGCTGGCGAAGGCGTCGACAAGGACAAGTTCCTGAGCACCTACAATTCCTTCGCCGTCAAAGGCAAGGTCGAAGACGCCAAGAAAAAGGCCCAGGCCTACCAGATCACCGGCGTACCGACCATGGTGGTCAACGGCAAGTATCGTTTCGACCTGGGCACCGCCGGTGGTCCTGAAGGCGCGCTGAGCGTGGCTGACCAGTTGATCGCCAAAGAGCGCGCAGCCAAGTAAGCGCCCGCCGCCATGCCGCGCTGGAGCTCGGAACGCATCGTTGGCCTGCATGATCCGCAGGTCAACGAGCACCATTTGGCGTCGTCCGGCCTGCCGGCAGACAGTCGTCTGCGCTTGCTCAGTTTCAATATCCAGGTCGGTATCAGCACCGAACGTTATCGCCATTACCTGACTCGTGGTTGGCAGCACCTGCTGCCCCATCATGGGCGTGCCGACAATCTGCAGAAAATCGGCAACCTGCTTGGCGATTTCGACCTGGTGGCCCTGCAGGAGGCCGATGGCGGCAGCCTGCGCTCCGGCTACGTCAATCAGGTGGAACACCTGGCCCAACTGGGCGCCTTCCCCTACTGGTACCAACAGCTCAATCGCAACCTGGGACGCCTGGCTCAGCACAGCAATGGCGTGCTCAGCCGCCTGCGCCCCTGGGCCATCGAAGACCACCCGCTGCCTGGCCCCAAGGGGCGCGGCGCGATCCTCGTGCGTTTTGGCGAGGGTCCCGAGGCACTGGTGGTGGTGATGATGCATCTGGCGCTCGGTGCCCGCACCCGAACCCGGCAACTGGCGTACATCCGCGAGTTGATCGGCGGCTACAAGCATCAGGTGCTGATGGGGGACATGAACACCCATGCCAGCGACCTGCTGGAGCATTCCCCTCTAAGGGACCTCAGCCTCTTGGCGCCGCAACTGCAGGCGACCTTTCCCAGCTGGCGTCCGCAACGTTGCCTGGACCATATTCTGCTCAGCCCCAGCCTGACCCTGGAGCGCGTGGAGGTCCTGGCCCAACCCATATCCGATCACCTGCCGGTCGCGGTAGAGATTCGTCTGCCGGGTTCGCTCACGGCTGATGCATTGCCCGCGTTGAGTCCTGCCCCTCGCGGAACCGATGAATGAGCGACGACGCCAATCGCTGGAAAGAGAAATACCTCAAAAGTATCGAACAGCAGGAAAAGCTCGAACGCCGATGGGCGGCCCGTCTCGACTTGCTGCGTCGTGGCCTGGTACGCAGCACCCTGGCGGCGGAGGGCACCGATCGCGCGGTCGACCAGTGCATGAAGGAAATGCGCGAGGTGGTACGCACCGACGACATGGACGCCGGACTTGCTGCCCTTCTGCCGCGTCTGGAAAAAGCCGTGCTGGACTCCGAGCAGCGGCGGGAAACCCGGGTCGAGCAGATGAGCAGCGCGCTGACGGCGCTGGTCAGCCAGTTGCAGTCCCTGCCCCTGCCCCGGGAGGTCAGCCGTCCGCTGAAAGCCTTTGCCAAGCAACTGGATGGCCGGGTTGGCCAGGCGCGGGAAATTCCCTTGCTGCTCGGCGAACTGAGCAGCCTGCAGGGCAAGGCCCTGAGCCAGCTGGAAACCCCGGCCGAACCCGACCGCCCAAGCCTGTTGCAGCGCCTGTTCGGCAGCCGCGAGGCGAGCGAGACGCCAGCCCCGGCGGAGGAAGCTGTTGCGACGAATCCGCCGCTCCCGGCAGCCGCGGCTGAGGCTCATCCACAAGCCGAGGAAGCCCCAGCACCGGAGGATGGCGCGCGCGAGCACTATCAGACGCCGACCCAGGCCTTGCCTGAGGCGGTTTCGGCGCCTGCCGCGCCCGCCACGGCACAGCCCGAAGCGCAGCTCGAACCTGAGCCGGTTGCCAGCGACGAGCCGGAGGTTGCTGCAGTGCCCGCTCCGGCCCCGGTGGTGGCGTTCGTGCCTCCGGTACTGGTGCAGGAGGCGCCCGCCGAGCCTGTACCCGCTATCGAGGTCGAACCTCAAGCCACCATTTCGCCTGTCGCGGAGCCACAAGCGCACGTTGATCCCGGGGTGGTCGCCGCTTCCGATTCGCCGCTCGCGCCTGTTGCCGAAGCCGCGCTCAATCCCGACGAGTTGGTGCCCCTGCCGACGGTTTCCCCGGCAGTGCTGCTGGACAGCCTGCCCCTGCCGGCAGTCATGGCCGAGGCCCTGGCCGCCATCGATCCGGAGCAGTCGGAGCACGATGTGCTCTACGCTCTGCCGGATTCGCCCGAGCCCTCCTACAGTTCGGTGGCCAAGCACATCGAGCACACCTTGCTGGGGCTGCTCGACGACCTGAGCCTGCCGGAGCGCCACCGGCCACAGGCCGAGGCCATGCGCGATCGTCTGCAGCATGGGTTGAACTGGTACGAATTGCTGCCGATCCTCGACGATCTGGCGGTGTTGATGCTGGCCATCACCGACTCTGGCCAGCATGAGTTCGAGACCTACCTCAAGCAGCTCAACGAGCGCCTGGAGGCCTTCCAGAGCAACCTGCAGGCGGCCAGCGACGGCCATGCCGACAGCAGTTCGGCAGCACGGGCCATGGACAGCCAGATCCGTGAACAGGTCGACGGCCTGCAAAGCAGCGTGCAGGAGGCCGCCGACC
The DNA window shown above is from Pseudomonas protegens CHA0 and carries:
- a CDS encoding c-type cytochrome, which translates into the protein MNKLLVSLLLTLGITGVAHAAGDAAAGQAKAAVCGACHGPDGNSMAPNFPKLAGQGEKYLNKQLHDIKSGKRQVLEMTGLLTNLSDQDLADIAAYFASQKGSVGAADPKVVARGEELFRGGKLDQGMPACTGCHSPNGAGNAAAGFPHLGGQHAQYVAKQLTDFREGNRTNDGDTLVMRSIAGKLSNKDIEAVSSYIQGLH
- a CDS encoding thiol:disulfide interchange protein DsbA/DsbL; amino-acid sequence: MRNLILSAALVTASLFGVTAQAAEPLEAGKQYVELSSAVPVAVPGKIEVVELFWYGCPHCYAFEPTINPWAEKLPADVNFVRIPAMFGGIWNIHGQLFITLEAMGVEHKVHKAVFEAIHGGKKLATPEEMAEFLAGEGVDKDKFLSTYNSFAVKGKVEDAKKKAQAYQITGVPTMVVNGKYRFDLGTAGGPEGALSVADQLIAKERAAK
- a CDS encoding endonuclease/exonuclease/phosphatase family protein translates to MPRWSSERIVGLHDPQVNEHHLASSGLPADSRLRLLSFNIQVGISTERYRHYLTRGWQHLLPHHGRADNLQKIGNLLGDFDLVALQEADGGSLRSGYVNQVEHLAQLGAFPYWYQQLNRNLGRLAQHSNGVLSRLRPWAIEDHPLPGPKGRGAILVRFGEGPEALVVVMMHLALGARTRTRQLAYIRELIGGYKHQVLMGDMNTHASDLLEHSPLRDLSLLAPQLQATFPSWRPQRCLDHILLSPSLTLERVEVLAQPISDHLPVAVEIRLPGSLTADALPALSPAPRGTDE
- a CDS encoding GGDEF domain-containing protein, translating into MSDDANRWKEKYLKSIEQQEKLERRWAARLDLLRRGLVRSTLAAEGTDRAVDQCMKEMREVVRTDDMDAGLAALLPRLEKAVLDSEQRRETRVEQMSSALTALVSQLQSLPLPREVSRPLKAFAKQLDGRVGQAREIPLLLGELSSLQGKALSQLETPAEPDRPSLLQRLFGSREASETPAPAEEAVATNPPLPAAAAEAHPQAEEAPAPEDGAREHYQTPTQALPEAVSAPAAPATAQPEAQLEPEPVASDEPEVAAVPAPAPVVAFVPPVLVQEAPAEPVPAIEVEPQATISPVAEPQAHVDPGVVAASDSPLAPVAEAALNPDELVPLPTVSPAVLLDSLPLPAVMAEALAAIDPEQSEHDVLYALPDSPEPSYSSVAKHIEHTLLGLLDDLSLPERHRPQAEAMRDRLQHGLNWYELLPILDDLAVLMLAITDSGQHEFETYLKQLNERLEAFQSNLQAASDGHADSSSAARAMDSQIREQVDGLQSSVQEAADLDDLKQVLESHLEGLLGTMDHHQKQRDEREREVAARLQSLAERVSSMEQEAQGYREHLEEQRQKALIDPLTGLPNRAAWSERLEHEVGQWQQHGNSLLLAMLDLDHFKRINDNYGHLAGDKVLKIIANVLRKRLRGSDFIARFGGEEFVLLLPNTPWPVGVRIVEALRAAIEACPFHFKGEPVTITVSVGLSAFKAGDRSDLVIKRADQALYRAKDAGRNRVEAG